In one Alnus glutinosa chromosome 12, dhAlnGlut1.1, whole genome shotgun sequence genomic region, the following are encoded:
- the LOC133851078 gene encoding pectinesterase-like, which translates to MYTLRKRSKLSYAFLSISAIVLVLLSSITHLKKSPKTTDIPRIHLHKHIQVARTTCHGTLYPELCVSTLSSFPDLASKSLPQIISANVNHTMYEVKGSFTNCTRLRKKLIKTLVLFQRRSLDDCLELFDDTIAKLKTTLSDLFPDKLSVSKHYHEGQTLLSAAMTNQYTCLDELVYSKAGVGDEIKNSLSNISQHLSNSLVMLKKIPAPGVKTSKSSEVFPGYGSMKNGFPSWVSKKDRKLLQSSVNETKYDLVVAEDGTGNFTTIGEAVAAAPNSSTTRFVIYIKAGAYFENVEVVRKKINLMFIGDGIGNTVVKASRNVVDGWTTFQSATVAVVGDGFIAKGITIENSAGPSKHQAVALRSGSDLSAFYQCSFVGYQDTLYVYSLRQFYRDCDIYGTVDFIFGNAAVVLQNCNLYARKPDEKQKNIFTAQGRVDPNQNTGISILNCKVTAAADLIPEKSSFKTYLGRPWKEYSRTVFLKSYLDDLIDPAGWLEWDGTFALSTLYYGEYMNGGPGSNTSARVTWPGYRVINSSAEASQFTVGEFIQGNEWLNSTGIPYCVSLC; encoded by the exons ATGTATACTCTCAGAAAAAGAAGTAAACTCTCGTATGCTTTCTTGTCTATTTCAGCCATTGTCTTAGTCCTACTCTCCTCAATAACCCATTTAAAAAAGAGCCCCAAAACCACAGATATCCCCCGCATACACCTCCACAAGCACATCCAAGTCGCCCGCACAACATGCCATGGCACACTCTACCCAGAACTATGCGTCTCGACCCTCTCTTCCTTCCCAGATCTTGCTTCCAAATCACTCCCACAGATAATCTCAGCCAATGTAAACCACACCATGTACGAGGTCAAAGGATCCTTCACAAACTGCACTCGCTTGCGAAAGAAGCTCATCAAGACTCTCGTTCTCTTTCAAAGGAGATCTCTCGACGATTGCCTTGAGCTCTTTGATGACACCATTGCCAAACTTAAAACAACTCTCTCCGATCTCTTCCCTGATAAATTATCAGTCTCCAAGCATTACCATGAAGGTCAAACGTTGCTAAGCGCCGCAATGACGAACCAGTACACGTGCCTTGACGAGCTGGTTTATAGCAAAGCAGGAGTGGGAGACGAAATCAAGAACAGCTTGTCTAATATCTCTCAGCACCTAAGTAACTCCTTGGTCATGCTCAAGAAAATCCCGGCCCCCGGGGTTAAAACATCCAAGTCGTCCGAGGTTTTCCCCGGCTATGGAAGCATGAAAAATGGATTTCCTTCATGGGTTTCAAAGAAAGATCGAAAACTGTTGCAATCGTCTGTGAATGAGACCAAATATGACTTGGTGGTGGCTGAGGATGGCACTGGAAATTTCACCACCATTGGTGAGGCAGTGGCTGCAGCTCCAAACTCAAGCACAACCAG GTTTGTGATATACATAAAGGCCGGGGCATATTTTGAGAATGTGGAGGtagtgaggaagaagatcaatttgatgttcattGGTGATGGGATCGGAAACACAGTTGTGAAAGCGAGTAGGAATGTGGTGGATGGGTGGACCACATTCCAGTCAGCCACCGTAG CTGTGGTGGGGGATGGATTCATAGCCAAGGGCATAACCATTGAGAACTCAGCAGGGCCAAGCAAACATCAAGCCGTGGCCTTAAGGAGCGGTTCAGATCTCTCAGCATTCTACCAATGCAGCTTTGTTGGCTACCAAGACACCCTCTATGTCTATTCCCTCAGACAATTTTATCGCGACTGTGACATCTACGGCACTGTTGACTTCATCTTCGGTAACGCTGCTGTGGTTCTCCAAAACTGCAACTTATACGCCCGTAAACCAGATGAGAAGCAAAAGAACATTTTCACTGCCCAAGGGAGAGTTGACCCTAACCAAAACACAGGGATCTCAATATTAAACTGCAAAGTCACGGCCGCGGCAGATTTAATCCCAGAAAAATCCTCCTTCAAAACATATCTAGGCCGTCCATGGAAAGAGTACTCTAGGACCGTTTTTCTTAAATCCTACCTTGATGATCTGATAGACCCTGCTGGATGGTTGGAATGGGATGGCACGTTTGCATTGAGTACCCTTTATTATGGGGAGTATATGAATGGAGGTCCGGGCTCAAATACAAGCGCAAGAGTGACGTGGCCAGGTTATAGGGTCATCAACAGCTCAGCTGAGGCAAGCCAGTTTACGGTGGGAGAATTTATTCAGGGAAACGAATGGCTGAATTCTACCGGTATCCCTTACTGTGTCAGTTTGTGTTGA
- the LOC133851495 gene encoding endoglucanase 17, translated as MALCLSSFTALLLACFTISLVLCNAFPGHHNYPFPHHHHPRFATHNYRDALTKSIIFFDGQRSGRLPSNQRITWRRNSGLSDGSAVHVDLVGGYYDAGDNVKFGFPMAFTTTMLSWSVIEFGGLMKGELQNAKDAIRWATDYLLKATAHPDTIYVQVGDANKDHACWERPEDMDTPRNVFKVDKNSPGSDVAGETAAALAAASLVFRRSDPTYANLLATRAMRVFEFADKYRGPYSNGLRKFVCPFYCSYSGYQDELLWGAAWLHKATKNPMYLNYIQVNGQVLGAAEFDNFFGWDNKHVGARILLSKAFLVQKVQSLHDYKGHADNFICSIIPGAPFSSSKYTPGGLLFKMGDSNMQYVTSTSFLLLAYAKYLTSARKFVNCGGITVTPKRLRVLAKRQVDYLLGDNPLKMSYMVGYGPRYPQRIHHRGSSIPSIAAHPAKIQCSPGFNFMKSQSPNPNILVGAIVGGPDQHDRFPDQRPDYEQSEPATYINAPLVGTLAYLAHSFGQL; from the exons ATGGCTCTCTGTCTTTCCTCTTTCACTGCTCTTCTTCTTGCTTGCTTCACTATCTCTCTGGTTCTCTGCAATGCCTTTCCTGGCCACCATAACTACCCCTTCCctcaccaccaccaccctcGCTTTGCTACTCACAACTACAGAGATGCTCTCACCAAATCAATCATCTTCTTTGATGGCCAGAGGTCAGGGAGGCTCCCTTCCAACCAGAGGATCACTTGGAGGAGGAACTCTGGCCTCTCAGATGGCTCAGCTGTGCAT GTTGATTTGGTTGGAGGGTACTATGATGCAGGGGACAATGTGAAGTTTGGCTTCCCCATGGCTTTCACCACCACCATGCTTTCATGGAGTGTGATTGAGTTTGGTGGGCTGATGAAAGGTGAGTTACAGAACGCCAAAGACGCCATTCGCTGGGCCACTGATTATCTCCTCAAAGCAACTGCACATCCAGACACCATTTATGTCCAG GTGGGTGATGCTAACAAGGACCATGCTTGTTGGGAGAGACCTGAAGACATGGATACACCAAGGAATGTGTTCAAGGTAGACAAAAACTCCCCTGGCTCTGATGTAGCGGGTGAAACAGCTGCTGCTCTTGCAGCTGCTTCATTGGTCTTCAGAAGAAGTGACCCAACTTACGCCAATCTTTTGGCCACAAGGGCTATGAGG GTATTTGAGTTTGCTGACAAGTACAGAGGACCCTACAGCAATGGGTTGAGGAAATTTGTGTGCCCCTTCTATTGCTCTTACTCTGGTTATCAG GATGAGCTTTTGTGGGGTGCTGCCTGGCTGCACAAGGCCACCAAGAATCCGATGTACCTCAACTACATCCAAGTGAATGGACAGGTCCTTGGAGCTGCAGAGTTTGATAACTTCTTTGGGTGGGATAACAAGCATGTTGGAGcaagaattcttctctccaag GCATTTCTTGTCCAAAAGGTCCAATCCCTTCACGACTACAAGGGTCATGCAGATAATTTCATTTGTTCTATCATACCAGGGGCCCCATTTTCCTCATCCAAATATACcccag GTGGGCTTCTATTCAAGATGGGTGATAGCAACATGCAGTATGTGACCTCCACTTCATTCCTGCTGTTAGCCTATGCCAAGTACTTGACATCTGCCCGCAAATTTGTTAACTGCGGTGGAATCACTGTCACGCCAAAGAGGCTCCGAGTCCTTGCCAAAAGACAG gTAGACTATCTGCTCGGAGACAACCCATTGAAGATGTCGTACATGGTGGGGTATGGTCCAAGATACCCTCAAAGGATACACCACAGGGGCTCGTCAATTCCGTCCATTGCTGCACACCCAGCAAAGATCCAGTGCTCCCCAGGGTTCAACTTCATGAAATCCCAATCCCCCAACCCAAACATCCTGGTGGGTGCAATCGTGGGTGGGCCAGACCAGCATGACAGGTTCCCAGATCAACGGCCAGACTACGAGCAGTCAGAGCCGGCGACATACATAAACGCACCCCTTGTAGGCACGCTGGCTTATCTCGCTCACTCATTTGGCCAGCTCTAG
- the LOC133851079 gene encoding pectinesterase-like, with the protein MFNLRKRCKLLLTFLPISAIVLLLLSSITHLKKNPKTTDIPRVHLHKHIQVAHSTCQGTLYPNLCVSTLSSIPDIGSKSLSQIISATVNHTVYEVKASSSNCTGIRGRLKKLDPLQKRALDDCVELFDDTIAQLKTILSDLSPKKLAVVSKHYHDCQTLLSAAMTNQYTCLDGFAYSKGNVRDKIKNRLYKISQHVSNSLVMLKKIPGVLKTSMSSEVFPEYGSMKNGFPSWVSPKDRKLLQSSVNGTEYDLVVAKDGTGNFTTIGEAVAAAPNSSTTRFVIYIKAGAYFENVEVVRKKINLMFIGDGIGKTVVKASRNVVDGWTTFQSATVAVVGNGFIAKGITIENSAGPSKHQAVALRSGSDFSAFYQCSFVGYQDTLYVHSLRQFYRDCDIYGTVDFIFGNAAVVLQNCNLYARQPNENQKNIFTAQGREDPNQNTGISILNCKVTAAADLIPVKSSFKTYLGRPWKEYSRTVFLKSYIDDLVDPAGWLEWNGTFALSTLYYGEYMNRGPGSNTSARVTWPGYRVINSSTEASQFTVGAFILGNEWLNSTSIPYYANLS; encoded by the exons ATGTTTAACCTCAGAAAAAGATGTAAACTCTTGCTTACTTTCTTACCCATTTCAGCCATTGTTCTACTCCTACTCTCCTCAATAACCCATTTGAAAAAGAACCCCAAAACCACAGATATCCCCCGTGTACACCTCCACAAACACATCCAAGTAGCCCACTCAACATGCCAAGGCACACTCTACCCAAACCTATGCGTCTCGACCCTCTCTTCCATCCCAGATATTGGTTCCAAATCACTCTCGCAAATAATCTCAGCCACTGTAAACCACACCGTGTACGAGGTAAAAGCCTCGTCGTCAAACTGCACGGGCATCCGAGGGCGGCTCAAGAAACTCGATCCGCTTCAAAAGAGGGCTCTCGACGACTGCGTTGAGCTCTTTGATGACACCATTGCCCAGCTTAAAACCATTCTCTCCGATCTCTCCCCCAAGAAATTAGCAGTAGTCTCCAAGCATTACCACGACTGTCAAACGTTGTTGAGCGCCGCAATGACGAACCAATACACGTGTCTTGACGGGTTCGCTTATAGCAAAGGAAATGTGAGAGACAAAATCAAGAACAGATTGTATAAAATCTCTCAGCACGTTAGCAACTCCCTCGTCATGCTCAAGAAGATCCCAGGGGTTCTTAAAACATCCATGTCGTCCGAGGTCTTCCCCGAGTATGGAAGCATGAAAAATGGGTTTCCGTCATGGGTTTCGCCGAAAGATCGGAAACTGTTACAATCTTCGGTGAATGGGACCGAATATGACTTGGTGGTGGCTAAGGATGGCACTGGAAATTTCACCACCATTGGTGAAGCAGTGGCTGCAGCTCCAAACTCAAGCACAACCAG GTTTGTGATATACATAAAGGCCGGGGCATATTTTGAAAATGTGGAGGttgtgaggaagaagatcaatttgatgttcatcGGTGATGGGATCGGAAAGACAGTTGTGAAAGCGAGTAGGAATGTGGTGGATGGGTGGACTACATTCCAGTCAGCCACCGTAG CTGTGGTGGGGAATGGATTCATAGCCAAGGGCATAACCATTGAGAACTCAGCAGGGCCAAGCAAGCATCAAGCCGTGGCCTTAAGGAGCGGTTCAGATTTCTCAGCATTCTACCAATGCAGCTTCGTTGGCTACCAAGACACCCTCTATGTCCATTCCCTCAGACAGTTTTATCGCGACTGTGACATCTACGGCACTGTTGACTTCATCTTTGGTAACGCTGCTGTCGTGCTCCAAAACTGCAACTTATATGCCCGTCAACCAAACGAGAACCAAAAGAACATTTTCACTGCCCAAGGGAGAGAAGACCCTAACCAGAACACAGGGATCTCAATCTTGAACTGTAAAGTCACGGCTGCTGCAGATTTAATCCCAGTAAAATCATCTTTTAAGACATATCTAGGCCGTCCATGGAAAGAGTACTCTAGGACTGTTTTTCTTAAATCCTACATTGATGATCTGGTAGACCCGGCTGGATGGTTAGAATGGAATGGCACATTTGCATTGAGTACTCTTTACTATGGAGAGTATATGAACCGAGGTCCGGGCTCAAATACAAGTGCAAGAGTGACATGGCCTGGTTATAGGGTCATCAACAGCTCAACCGAGGCAAGCCAGTTTACAGTAGGGGCATTTATACTGGGAAATGAGTGGCTGAATTCTACGAGTATTCCTTACTATGCCAATTTGAGTTGA